The following coding sequences are from one Hyphomicrobiales bacterium window:
- a CDS encoding CatB-related O-acetyltransferase, whose amino-acid sequence MPFPPPDTLHPITLPDGSIHKGTVFLQAAIDHPSWEIGRYTYASAHQPPENWAMALAPYLFGGNRERLVLGSFCQIADGVQFITSSANHRMDGISTYPFAVFDGLEGGVDYDRPSMPTGTKDTVIGHDVWIGTGATVLPGARLGNGVIIGAGAVVGGTVPDYAIVAGNRAEVVKMRFDEATITRLNAIAWWDWPIETILKNEAAIVGADIEALEAVAPSN is encoded by the coding sequence ATGCCTTTTCCACCACCGGACACACTGCACCCGATTACACTGCCTGATGGTTCGATCCATAAGGGCACGGTTTTCTTGCAGGCGGCGATCGATCATCCAAGTTGGGAGATCGGCCGCTACACCTACGCCTCGGCGCACCAGCCGCCAGAGAATTGGGCTATGGCGCTTGCGCCCTATTTGTTTGGCGGCAACCGAGAGAGGCTGGTGCTCGGCAGCTTCTGCCAAATTGCCGACGGCGTGCAGTTCATCACCTCGTCCGCCAACCACCGCATGGACGGGATTTCAACTTATCCCTTCGCCGTTTTCGACGGTCTTGAAGGCGGTGTGGACTATGATCGACCGAGCATGCCCACCGGCACGAAAGATACGGTGATCGGCCATGATGTATGGATCGGAACAGGCGCGACGGTCCTGCCCGGCGCGCGCCTTGGCAATGGCGTGATCATCGGCGCTGGGGCCGTGGTGGGCGGCACTGTGCCCGACTATGCGATCGTTGCGGGCAACCGCGCAGAAGTGGTGAAAATGCGCTTTGATGAGGCGACCATCACCCGCCTCAACGCAATCGCCTGGTGGGATTGGCCGATTGAGACGATCTTGAAAAACGAAGCGGCCATTGTCGGCGCTGATATCGAGGCGTTAGAAGCGGTTGCGCCGTCAAACTAG
- a CDS encoding aminotransferase class V-fold PLP-dependent enzyme, whose amino-acid sequence MTDPSNRKPSLATRVAQALHFVEDETGAVVPGIQPAATYARDENYDIRKPYWYRRDGSQTTAHAEAVIAELEGAKESLLFASGMSAATAVIEHLPTGAHVVAPEVMYHGVRMQLLAYEANGRITLSSYTAGNLDELAAAVRPGETQLVWVETPNNPNWEVTDIQAAADIAHGAGAKLITDCTGTPPNITRALDFGADISFHSATKYLGGHSDVTAGVLSVRETGGEGGFWDEIALIRKLQGTVLQSFDAWLLVRGMRTLFLRVEKASANAMAIAKHFDGHPALDAVLYPGLPSDPGHAVAKRQTSGLFGGMLSIIVKGSEQAAIDVCRFTEVFYPATSLGGVESLIEHRKTVSGEGFPVHPRLLRLSIGIEDADDLIYDLEQALARAGAGGEAST is encoded by the coding sequence ATGACGGACCCCAGCAACCGCAAGCCAAGCCTGGCGACGCGCGTGGCGCAGGCGCTGCATTTTGTCGAAGACGAGACCGGCGCTGTCGTGCCGGGCATTCAGCCGGCCGCCACCTATGCGCGTGATGAGAATTACGATATCCGCAAGCCCTATTGGTACCGCCGCGATGGCAGCCAAACGACGGCGCACGCCGAGGCGGTCATAGCTGAGTTGGAGGGCGCTAAGGAGTCGCTTCTCTTCGCGTCAGGCATGTCGGCGGCAACCGCCGTTATCGAGCATCTGCCGACCGGCGCCCATGTGGTGGCGCCGGAGGTGATGTATCACGGCGTGCGCATGCAGCTGCTGGCCTATGAGGCGAATGGCCGGATCACGCTGTCCAGCTACACGGCGGGCAATCTGGATGAGCTGGCCGCCGCCGTGCGCCCCGGCGAAACACAGCTTGTGTGGGTGGAAACGCCCAATAACCCCAATTGGGAAGTGACCGATATTCAGGCCGCCGCTGATATAGCGCATGGGGCAGGGGCTAAGCTGATCACCGACTGCACCGGCACGCCACCGAATATCACCCGGGCGCTCGACTTTGGGGCCGACATCTCGTTTCACTCGGCCACTAAGTACCTGGGCGGACACTCGGATGTCACCGCCGGCGTGCTCTCGGTACGTGAAACGGGCGGCGAGGGCGGTTTTTGGGACGAGATTGCTCTCATTCGCAAGCTGCAGGGCACCGTGCTGCAATCCTTCGATGCCTGGCTTTTGGTGCGCGGCATGCGCACGCTGTTTCTGCGGGTCGAGAAAGCCAGCGCCAACGCCATGGCCATCGCGAAACACTTTGACGGTCACCCAGCGCTGGACGCCGTGCTTTATCCTGGGCTGCCTTCCGATCCGGGTCACGCGGTTGCCAAGCGTCAGACCAGTGGGCTATTCGGTGGCATGCTGTCGATTATCGTCAAGGGCAGCGAGCAGGCCGCCATCGATGTTTGTCGCTTTACCGAGGTGTTCTATCCGGCGACTTCGCTGGGCGGCGTTGAGAGCCTGATCGAACATCGCAAGACGGTGTCAGGCGAAGGCTTTCCAGTGCATCCGCGCCTTTTGCGGCTTTCCATCGGGATCGAGGATGCCGACGATCTGATCTACGACTTGGAACAGGCGCTGGCCCGGGCAGGGGCAGGCGGGGAGGCGTCCACCTGA
- a CDS encoding M48 family metalloprotease: MTLFADTHPIHQHLNHFARQLDLPRIKWVGWFPDDSINAFAMGLKQDEALVAFSSGAINKLTKDEMQAVMAHELAHIANHDMARMTYAVAVQDALTWFLRWRGLKQFARWVFTPLSELELMRMSRRREYWADAIGARLVSPEAMAGALRKTSALKTNSKAAADFRHFMLNADASSFFASHPTTKQRIEAIERRMFINRLPETGVASSDVDLGGVAARLKTWVYRRFNEPPHKPS, encoded by the coding sequence GTGACCCTGTTTGCTGATACCCATCCGATCCATCAGCACCTCAATCACTTCGCGCGGCAACTCGACCTTCCGCGTATCAAGTGGGTGGGGTGGTTTCCGGACGACAGCATCAATGCCTTTGCCATGGGGCTCAAACAAGACGAGGCATTGGTGGCGTTTTCCAGTGGTGCAATCAACAAGCTAACGAAAGACGAAATGCAAGCCGTCATGGCGCATGAGTTGGCGCACATCGCGAACCATGACATGGCGCGCATGACCTACGCTGTCGCTGTGCAAGACGCGCTGACCTGGTTTTTGCGCTGGCGCGGTCTCAAACAATTTGCCCGTTGGGTGTTCACCCCATTGTCTGAACTGGAGTTGATGCGGATGTCGCGCCGTCGGGAATATTGGGCCGATGCGATTGGAGCTCGTTTGGTCAGTCCTGAAGCGATGGCTGGCGCGCTACGCAAAACGTCCGCGCTCAAAACCAACAGCAAAGCTGCCGCTGACTTCCGACATTTTATGCTCAACGCGGATGCCAGCAGTTTTTTTGCCTCTCACCCCACCACCAAACAGCGTATTGAAGCCATTGAACGGCGCATGTTTATCAATCGTTTGCCGGAAACAGGGGTTGCTAGCAGCGACGTCGACTTAGGCGGCGTAGCGGCTCGGCTCAAGACCTGGGTCTATCGCCGGTTTAACGAGCCGCCTCACAAGCCAAGCTGA
- a CDS encoding site-specific integrase codes for MDKHTILDGKVHLYRRNTGPTWQCSAYLGGKNQRVSTKETSLARAKDFAEDWFFTLRDMQRRGENLGEPTFKLAADRFQAEYEALTDGDRNARWVNDHYRRLRLHLVPFFGSYGLSKVTSGLIQEYRLKRLKPPVEGAEANEDGEDAKPWKPPSRSTLHHEMVTLRLVLKTAIRHGWLTHLPDMSTPYRSAGKVVHRGWFSPEEYKRLYESTRANIQQMKNAKHRYLAEQLHDKVLFMANTGLRPDEINVLEYRDVEIVEDEDSGETILVIQVRGKRGVGYCKSTAGAVFPFQRLVKRNQPQPTDRVFPHDHKKAFNRILHDLELKTDRQGNQRTFYSLRHSYISFRLLEGADIYQIAKNCRTSVEMIEQHYAVHLKNAIDARAVNRRQSKSGKGNEARWLELNTHLT; via the coding sequence ATGGACAAGCACACCATTCTCGATGGCAAAGTGCATTTGTATCGGCGCAACACCGGCCCGACCTGGCAGTGTTCGGCCTATTTGGGCGGCAAAAATCAACGTGTGAGTACGAAAGAAACCAGCCTCGCGCGCGCCAAGGATTTCGCGGAGGACTGGTTTTTCACACTACGCGATATGCAGCGGCGTGGTGAGAATCTCGGGGAACCAACCTTCAAGCTAGCGGCGGATCGCTTTCAGGCAGAATACGAAGCCCTGACCGACGGTGATCGCAATGCACGCTGGGTCAATGACCACTATCGGCGGCTCCGGCTCCACCTGGTTCCCTTTTTTGGCAGCTACGGCCTATCGAAGGTTACGTCAGGTTTGATCCAGGAATACCGGCTTAAGCGGCTAAAGCCGCCAGTCGAAGGTGCTGAGGCGAACGAAGATGGCGAAGATGCCAAACCTTGGAAGCCGCCCTCTCGCAGCACGCTCCATCATGAAATGGTGACGCTGCGCCTGGTGCTGAAGACCGCGATCCGGCATGGATGGCTCACACATCTACCCGATATGTCGACCCCCTACCGGTCTGCCGGAAAGGTGGTTCATCGTGGCTGGTTCTCACCCGAGGAATACAAACGCCTCTACGAGTCCACGCGCGCCAACATCCAACAGATGAAGAACGCCAAGCACCGCTATCTGGCCGAACAGCTACACGACAAAGTGCTGTTCATGGCCAACACCGGCCTCCGCCCCGACGAGATCAATGTGCTGGAATACCGTGATGTCGAGATCGTCGAAGACGAAGACAGCGGCGAGACCATCCTGGTCATCCAGGTGCGCGGCAAGCGCGGCGTCGGCTATTGCAAATCAACCGCCGGTGCCGTGTTTCCCTTCCAGCGACTGGTGAAGCGCAACCAACCGCAACCGACCGATCGCGTGTTTCCCCATGATCACAAGAAGGCTTTCAACCGCATCTTGCATGACCTCGAGTTGAAGACCGATCGCCAAGGCAATCAACGGACCTTCTACTCACTGCGGCACAGCTACATTTCCTTTCGACTATTAGAAGGCGCAGACATCTACCAGATCGCCAAAAACTGCCGCACCAGCGTGGAGATGATTGAGCAGCATTATGCGGTCCATTTGAAAAACGCGATCGATGCGCGAGCGGTGAACCGGCGGCAAAGCAAGTCAGGCAAAGGCAATGAAGCGCGCTGGTTGGAGCTAAATACGCATCTAACTTGA
- a CDS encoding type IV secretory system conjugative DNA transfer family protein: MSDDPWKDLTKMRLPPIIELDSRSGMMSDLSTRDITDTIRMGMTFGRSITASSVKKKLRQRGYDPITIAAVVAAIKDGREYDGILMAAEQAAATRARNDELRRNPTPIHGGAHWATSEHLAHANLLEPDIPDVGPGLWLGTTHDSSSVYWQGESHLLTVAPTRTGKGTMQIIPNLLRYQGSAVVLDPKGELAAATAAWREAHIGPVHILNPFGLPAFGGKTAAFNPLDQVTDAPSALKLAEMIYPRTDDDRQRFFDNEAIGFLSAVLEFTACFAPTEYRTFGTIRDTVSTLNEDFYRLLHAMTDPRLPPAVRNGAQNVLTKTSDVGQPRLIDSLSQHLRMWDTPGLRAATARSDFTFQQLKDEPTTVYLVLPFDELSTYGTFVRMVFACALDAMLTNPRQPDTPVLFVLDEFLGLDADDRFVSALRTHASAGARLWFFLQDLPTLEQKYPTTWKSFLQAEVKTFFGTDDPHTAKLISDYLGDTTVAYDQPSVSPAVSGGAASYSIGDTVQLTGRRLLKPEEVINQLAATDLAQPRQAIHFLRGVPPVQAKLHPWFTDPVAVARQQTGKGATHGHQPKGL, encoded by the coding sequence ATGAGCGACGATCCGTGGAAAGACCTAACCAAGATGCGTCTGCCACCGATTATTGAGTTGGATAGTCGCTCTGGGATGATGAGTGATCTCAGTACGCGCGACATCACCGACACTATTCGCATGGGCATGACGTTTGGACGGTCGATTACCGCCTCGTCTGTTAAAAAGAAGCTGCGGCAACGCGGTTATGACCCCATCACTATTGCGGCGGTTGTTGCGGCCATCAAAGACGGTCGTGAGTATGACGGGATACTCATGGCGGCGGAACAAGCGGCGGCGACACGGGCTCGCAATGACGAACTGCGCCGCAACCCAACACCGATTCATGGCGGGGCACACTGGGCCACCAGTGAACACCTAGCCCATGCCAACTTGCTTGAACCGGACATACCGGATGTTGGCCCGGGACTGTGGCTGGGCACAACGCATGATAGCTCGTCGGTTTATTGGCAGGGTGAAAGCCACTTGTTGACCGTTGCGCCAACCCGCACCGGTAAGGGCACGATGCAGATCATCCCCAATCTGCTGCGTTATCAAGGTAGTGCGGTGGTGCTTGATCCAAAGGGCGAGTTGGCGGCTGCCACAGCTGCTTGGCGGGAGGCGCACATTGGGCCAGTGCATATCCTCAATCCGTTCGGCCTGCCTGCTTTCGGGGGCAAGACCGCTGCCTTCAATCCGCTTGATCAGGTCACCGACGCCCCGTCTGCCTTGAAGCTGGCGGAGATGATCTACCCGCGTACTGATGACGATCGGCAGCGGTTTTTTGACAACGAAGCGATTGGGTTCTTGTCGGCGGTGTTGGAGTTCACCGCCTGCTTTGCGCCAACCGAGTACCGCACCTTCGGCACCATCCGGGATACGGTTTCTACGCTCAATGAGGACTTCTATCGCCTATTGCACGCCATGACTGATCCGCGCCTGCCGCCCGCCGTGCGCAATGGTGCACAAAACGTCCTGACCAAAACCAGCGATGTCGGCCAACCGCGTCTGATCGATAGTCTTAGTCAGCATTTACGGATGTGGGATACCCCGGGTTTGCGAGCCGCCACGGCACGCTCCGATTTTACTTTCCAACAGCTGAAGGACGAGCCCACCACCGTTTATTTGGTGCTGCCGTTCGACGAGCTGAGCACCTACGGCACCTTCGTCCGCATGGTGTTTGCCTGCGCGCTGGATGCGATGCTGACGAATCCACGTCAGCCGGATACGCCGGTATTGTTCGTGCTCGACGAGTTCTTGGGGCTAGATGCCGATGATCGGTTTGTCAGTGCGCTGCGCACCCATGCCAGTGCTGGAGCCCGGTTGTGGTTCTTCCTACAAGACCTCCCGACCTTAGAGCAAAAGTACCCCACCACCTGGAAGTCGTTCCTCCAAGCTGAGGTGAAGACGTTCTTCGGCACCGACGATCCGCATACCGCCAAGCTGATCTCTGACTATCTGGGCGATACGACAGTCGCCTATGACCAACCAAGCGTCAGCCCAGCGGTCAGCGGTGGAGCCGCCTCCTACAGCATTGGTGACACGGTGCAGCTCACTGGGAGACGGCTCTTGAAGCCGGAAGAGGTCATCAACCAACTGGCTGCCACCGACTTGGCCCAGCCGCGCCAAGCGATCCACTTCTTACGCGGTGTTCCACCGGTGCAAGCCAAGCTTCATCCCTGGTTCACCGACCCGGTGGCCGTCGCGCGACAACAAACCGGAAAGGGCGCAACCCATGGCCATCAACCCAAAGGGCTTTAG
- a CDS encoding VOC family protein, whose translation MRLNHVALTVADRERSAAFYARYFGLDQRVHEDDHLLILASVSGCLLALSEGTPVVDVPRTTHFGFQCDSVDEVMVARQRFSDDGIVEAEWQDHGPTRVQVFDPDGYRVELYAF comes from the coding sequence ATGCGTCTGAACCATGTTGCTTTGACGGTCGCGGATCGCGAACGCTCGGCCGCCTTTTATGCGCGCTATTTCGGCCTGGATCAGCGCGTGCATGAGGACGACCACTTGCTCATTCTCGCCAGCGTGTCGGGGTGCCTTCTTGCGCTGAGTGAGGGCACACCTGTGGTCGATGTGCCACGCACCACCCATTTCGGCTTTCAGTGCGACAGCGTCGATGAGGTGATGGTTGCGCGACAACGCTTTTCGGACGATGGGATTGTCGAAGCCGAATGGCAGGATCATGGACCGACACGGGTTCAGGTTTTCGACCCGGACGGCTACCGCGTGGAGCTCTACGCTTTCTAA
- a CDS encoding type II toxin-antitoxin system ParD family antitoxin, translating to MATVDKRSISLTPELASIVDAAVAEGNYASSSEVVRDALREWKERRDFHGYTREEVRVLLQEGLASGAPKPWDKSKFLSEARKRLQADQDDS from the coding sequence ATGGCCACAGTAGATAAGCGCAGCATCTCACTGACCCCAGAACTCGCCTCGATTGTCGACGCGGCGGTTGCTGAGGGTAATTACGCTAGTAGCAGTGAGGTTGTGCGTGACGCGCTACGCGAATGGAAGGAACGGCGTGATTTTCATGGCTATACGCGAGAGGAAGTTCGCGTGCTCTTGCAAGAAGGGTTGGCCAGTGGCGCACCGAAGCCGTGGGACAAATCCAAGTTTCTGTCAGAGGCTCGCAAGCGACTGCAAGCAGATCAAGACGACAGTTAA
- a CDS encoding type II toxin-antitoxin system RelE/ParE family toxin: MPLRLLLTPQAEEDLFEIWLFIAADNPAAADQLIADVEKGWSHLAEFPLSGEARTDLAPGIRRQVTRRHQTLYKIEDDAILIMRVLAPKGKPVDKEASEV; the protein is encoded by the coding sequence ATGCCTCTAAGGCTCCTACTCACACCGCAAGCCGAAGAGGACCTCTTCGAGATTTGGCTGTTTATCGCTGCCGACAATCCAGCTGCAGCAGATCAGCTTATTGCTGACGTTGAAAAGGGCTGGTCGCATCTAGCGGAGTTTCCATTGTCGGGCGAAGCCAGGACCGACCTGGCACCAGGCATTCGACGGCAAGTCACGCGTCGCCACCAAACGCTGTACAAAATTGAAGACGATGCCATTTTGATCATGCGCGTATTGGCACCAAAAGGTAAGCCGGTTGACAAAGAGGCGAGCGAGGTTTGA